Part of the Sporosarcina sp. FSL K6-2383 genome is shown below.
TTTGAGCAGGCGTTTATGATGTACTTGCCACGTCTTTGTGAGCACTGCTTAAATCCAAGTTGCGTAGCATCATGCCCATCGGGTGCAATTTACAAACGTGATGAGGATGGTATTGTCCTTGTCGACCAAGATGCATGTCGTGGTTGGCGCTATTGCATGACGGGTTGCCCGTACAAGAAAGTGTACTTCAATTGGAAAACAAATAAAGCGGAGAAATGTACATTCTGCTTCCCACGCATTGAGTCAGGACTACCAACAGTTTGTTCTGAAACATGTACGGGACGAATTCGTTATTTGGGTGTACTTCTATATGACGCTGACCGTGTACTTGAAGCAGCTTCAACACCAGATGAAAAAGATTTGTACAAAGCTCAATGTGATTTGTTCTTAGATCCGAATGATCCAGAAGTAATGGAGCAAGCAAGGAAAGATGGCATTTCGGAAGAGTGGATTGAGGCGGCACAAAACTCACCTGTTTATAAACTGGCAATCGAGTATAAGCTTGCATTCCCGCTTCATCCAGAATACAGAACGTTACCAATGGTTTGGTATGTGCCACCACTTAGCCCGATCATGAACTACTTTGAAGGGAAAGATTCTATCAAAAATCCTGATATGATTTTCCCTGCAATTGATGAAATGCGGATTCCGATTCAATATCTTGCGAATATGCTAACAGCTGGAGATGCTGAAACGGTGAAGCAAGGCTTACAAAGAATGGCTATGATGCGCTCTTATATGCGTGCAGTGTCATCTGGTAAGGAATTTGATGAATCACGCCTAGAGCGTGTTGGACTTACGGCTCACCAAACAAAACAAATGTATCGTCTACTCGCGATTGCAAAATACGAGGATCGCTTTGTGATTCCAACTGCTCATAAAGAAGGTCACATGAATATGTACCGTTCACAAGGGTCTGCTGGTTATACAGAAATGGGTGGGGATTACGCTATGGATTCATCTCCAACTCAATTCAGCTATACGGGTATAGCGGATAGTACGGACTGTGATGGATGTAGCGCGGTAGAACCGACGAAATCAGGTAAAGAAATCTATGAAGAGAACTTCTATGGAGGGATTTGGCGTGATTGATCTGAAGAAATTATACGAAGTAAAGCAAAATTTTGGTTTCTTCGCAGATCAGCTGTCTTATCCTGAAAAGCTTACATTTCATCCGTCGGTATTGGAGGAGTCATTTGACTCTTCCGACCCGGCTTACGCCGATATAAAAGTATTTTGGGATTTGATGCATGATTATAGCCTCGATGAAATCCAAGAGATGTATACGTACACATTTGATTTTCAAACAGAAACGACGTTGTTCATGACATATGTAAAATATGCGGATGCTAAAGAACGCGGTCAAATGCTGGCGAAACTGAAAGTGTTGTATGAAATGTTTGGATTAAATATGCCGGAAGGCGAGTTGTCTGATTTTTTACCGCTCATGTGTGAGTTCATCTATGCGGCTGAATGGTTAGGCGACCCAAGAGCACAACAAAGTTTTTCTATGCTTTTGGCGGTTATGGAAGATGGAACATACAATTTAATGAAAGCACTCGAGAAACATAACAGTCCTTATTTCCATTTAATTAGGGGGATGAGGGAGACATTTAAGTCTTGTATCCGTCAGGAGGAAGTAGCCAATGACTAGTCAATTTTTATGGGTCATTTTCCCTTATGCTTGTATAGTGACATTTATTGTCGGACATATATTCAGGTATCGAAATGATAAATTTGGTTGGACAGCAAAATCAAGTGAATTTATCGAGAAAAAGCAGTTAATGATTGGTAGTGTCCTTTTTCATATCGGGATTATCCCTGTAATTGGTGGGCATATTATGGGACTTGGTGTTCCGAAGGAATGGACACAGGCACTTGGTGTTAGTGATCATTTGTATCATACAGGAGCGATTTGGATTGGCGGATTTTTTGGTTTTGTTACATTGGCAGGAATGCTTATTTTAACAGCTCGTCGCTTTATGTTGAAAAATGTCCGCAAGCTGTCGTCTGCTTCTGATTTGATTGTTAATACACTGTTACTAGTTATTGTTTTGTTAGGGATTTATAGTGTTGTTGCGACAACTGCTACACAGCCTGATTTTGATTATCGTGATTCGATTTCGGTTTGGTTCCGTTCGTTGCTCATTTTACGTCCAGAAGCAAATCTGATGACAGTTGTTCCATTAGCTTTTCAGTTGCATATATTATCCGGCTTCCTTATTTTTGCAATGTGGCCATTTACAAGGCTTGTTCACGTTTGGAGTGTTCCGTTGAATTATGTTGGAAGAAGCTATATCCTATATAGAAAGAATAAAGTGAATTGATGGAGAGAAAAGGCCGTAACAGCCTTTTTTTTCTATGTAGGGAGTATAGATTATGGATGGATTAAGTATTTTTAAATACCAAGAGGAAATCGAGTGCTTGAAAGCTCAATGTGGTTTCGACTTTGTTGGAGTGGCGCTTGTACAATCAGCTGCACGCCATTTTGAACTTAGATGGGAGTTTGTAACGGGTAATCAAAGTGACCGTTATCGAAGAATTGTTTTACAAACCGGAAAAGGTGTTGCTGGACATGTTTTCAAGACGGGTAAACCGTTTCTTGTGGAGGACGTGGAAGAGAAGCTTGGGGAGAAAAACTTATTTAATTATCCAATTGTTGTTTCAGAAGGACTGAAGAGTTTCGGTGCAATTCCCTTATACAAATACAACTGGGTTAAAGGTGTGTTACTCATCGGATATCGTGACGGAAAGAAATTAACGCCACAAGAATTTGATGAGTTTAAAGAAGTAATTGGTTCAAGATTTGGTCCATTTTACAACAGGGAGAAGGTGAAGGATTGATACGCATAGAAGATTTTCAGTTAACCGATTTGTTGATGAAAATGTATGACAATTCAGCTGAAGCTATCTTCTTTTTTGATCGTCATCGAAAGGTGATTTCGATGAATACCGCTGCTGAGCTTATTTTAGATCCTGAAGTGCTCGACCGTATGGCGGCGGGGGATAGTGAAGCCATTTGTTTGTCTTGTAAAGGTTATACGAGCGAACAGGAGCTGCGAACATGCTTAGCATGTTATATCAAAAACCCTCAACAAGATTTAAGTTCGTTCCAGGTGTACTTAGATACAAAAGGAAAAGGAGTTATCCCGTATACGGGTAGCTACCAAACCATTGATGAAGAAAATGGTATCCGTGTTTTTATGCTTCGTGATTTGACGAAGCAGTATAAAACGCAGGAATCATTAAACCAAAAAATGATGATGAAAAATATTATAAAAGCGCAGGAAGATGAACGGAAACGGATTTCTAGAGAGCTTCATGATAGTGTCGCGCAAGAAATGCTGAGCTCATTGGTTGAATTACGCGTGTTGAAATATATGAATATCGATACAGAGGTACTGAAGAAAGTCCAACAGACGGAAGGTTCGCTGATGAGGCTATTAGATGATATCCGTCATCTTTCCGTTGAATTACGCCCCGCAACTTTAGATGACTTAGGGCTCGAAGCTGCGTTCAGAACGCATTTTAAATGGATTGAAAAAAATTATGGGCTAGTTGTCCACTTTACTTCAGAGCTTCAGTCGAAAAGGTATGGTGGCGAAATTGAAACGGTTGTTTACCGAATTTGTCAGGAAGCCGTGTTCAATGCGTTGAAATATGCAAATACAGATGAAATTACCGTTCGACTGTTTGAGAAGGGTGACTACTTAAAATTACATGTTGTTGATGAAGGTCAGGGGTTTGATTTGAATGCTAATCATCCAAAAGGTACTGGCCTAGGATTGTACGGTATGCGGGAAAGGGCTGCGCTTGTTGAAGGGGACATTATCATTCTTTCTGACTTAGGGAAAGGCACTATTGTCCGACTAGAAATACCATTAACAAAGGGGTGATCAAAAGTTGAAAATTATAATTGCAGATGATCACGCAGTCGTTCGTAGTGGGTTTATGCATATTTTAAACTTTCAAGATGATATGGAAGTCGTGGCAACTGCTGCAGATGGCTTGGAAGCATATAGTTTAGTCGCTAAGCATCGTCCTGATTTGCTACTAATGGATTTAAGTATGCCTCCTGGGGAAAGTGGTCTTATTGCGACGGGAAAAATTAAAGAGGATTTTCCGGAAACTAAAATTCTTATTTTGACAATGTATGACGATGAGGAATATTTATTTCACGTCTTAAAAAATGGTGCATCAGGCTATGTCCTGAAGAATTCACCTGACGAAGAATTATTTGATGCCATTCGTATTGTTTATGAGGGTGGGACATACATTCATCCAACGATGGCGACTTCACTTGTTAGGGAGTTTGTTAAAAAAGATGGCGATGGTATCGAAACAGATCCCTATAAAATTCTATCGAAACGTGAAATAGAAGTTTTACCACTTGTGGCAAAAGGGTATGGCAATAAAGAAATTGCCGAAAAATTGTATATATCGGTTAAAACAGTGGAAGCTCATAAGTCTAAAATTATGGAAAAGCTTCAGCTGAAAAGCCGTCCTGAACTCGTTGAATATGCATTAAAGAAAAAGTTTTTAAACTTTTAAAGGTGAGGTGCGGAATCGGTGGTAAAAGAGAAGAAGTTCAAATTTGATTTACCCGCATTGCGTGTACTTGAAAATGAGCATAATTATTTGTTGCATGTAATGGAAGATTGGCATTTAATTGTCCTTGCTTTTGAGCGTGATATGTACACGCTTGAAGAAGGGCACGAGGCGTTACAGACTCTTCGAAGGCTGATAATTGAGTTTATTGATCCGTTGAAGAATCATACAGAGAAGGAGGAGGAGTTCCTTTTTCCCTTACTAGCTAAGTACGTAGGCACTGAACAGGGTCCTGTCAATGCAACTGAAGAAGAGCATGAAGAAATTGATGCGTATATTGGTCATTTCCTGCATCATACTCGCGGGGATTTAAGCGATATGACGATGCAGGACATGAAAGATGTCGTTAAGGACGCGGGAGAGGCCTTCGAAGTGATTACGGTCCATTTTGTGAAGGAAGAGTCGATTCTGTTCCCGATGGTCAATAATATTTTACGAATTGAAGAGCAGGACAAGCTTTACGAGCAGCTTTATACGTCTATTCTGTGACAAAGGATAGTGGTTAGGGATTTCCCTAGCGCTTTAGAGGGAGAACCCGATAGTTTTTAAGAATTGCAGTCGTTACAATCGAGTTATAGCATTAGCAATTAATTAGGATTGGACTGATTGGGATGATTAAAAAAGCGCAGTTGCCGTTACAGACGGCGAACTTAGTAGTCGGTTTCATGGTATGGGTACTTATATCTTCACTGTTGCCATTCATTACAGAAGATATTGCAATTCCAGCGGAAAAGCTTGCAATTGTAACGGCTGTACCAGTGGTGTTAGGGTCTATCCTTAGAATACCGTTAGGCTACTATGCAAATGTATTTGGTGCCAGAGTAATCTTTTTAGTAAGTTTCATACTATTGTTATTTCCAGTGTTCTACATAAGTGAGGCGTCATCGTTTTCAGATTTAATTATTGGTGGAACGTTACTGGGTATCGGTGGAGCTGTGTTTTCTGTTGGGGTTACATCATTACCGAAGTATTATCCGAAAGAAAAGCATGGTCTTGTCAACGGGATTTATGGGATGGGGAATGTGGGGACGGCGATATCCACATTCGCAGCACCAGTCATTGCTACACAAGTGGGTTGGTCGATGACTGTTAAATTTTATCTGATTATACTATTGGTTTTTGCGGCATTAAACTTCATATTTGGTGATCGTAAAGAAGTGAAAGTGAAAACACCTATTGTAGAGCAAATTAAAGGAGTCTATAAAAATGAGAAGCTATGGTTCTTCTCGTTATTCTATTTCATTACGTTTGGTTCGTTCGTGGCCTTTACGATATTTTTGCCAAACTTTTTGGTGACTTTTTTCGAGCTAGATAAAGTGGATGCTGGGATGCGGACAGCTGGATTCATTGTGGTGGCGACATTCCTTCGCCCGGTTGGCGGATGGCTTGCAGATAAATTCCAACCACTGTTTCTGTTAATGGGTGTTTTTTCAGTCTTAACATTTGCATCATTTTTACTCGCATTTTCACCGTCAATTCTGTTGTATACAATTGCAAGTATGCTGATTGCGACTTCTGCTGGAATTGGGAACGGGGTTATCTTTAAACTAGTGCCTTTCTATTTCAATAAGCAAGCAGGGATTGCCAACGGAGTTGTATCTATGATGGGCGGTTTAGGTGGATTTTTTCCACCATTATTATTATCTGCCATCTTTACATTGACAGGATCTTATTCAATTGGTTTTATGGCATTTTCTCAAGTGGCACTTGCCAGTCTAGTGCTTGTCGTTTGGCTCTATTATATGGATCGCGTATCGACGGCTGCGGAAGTGTTTAATTCAACTGGACAAGGGATTCTTGTAACAGATTCAGCAGGGAAAATTGAAATGATCAATCCTGCCTTCACGAAACTAACGGGTTATACGGAAGAGGAAGTTATCGGAAGAAGTCCTAATGTATTAAGCTCAGGTAGACAATCAACAGAATTTTACACAACGATGTGGGGACAGATTGGTCTTAAAGGCGAGTGGCACGGTAAGGTTTGGAATAAAAAGAAAAACGGTGAGGACTATTTGCAACTGTTGTCGATTAACACGGTGACAGATGATTCTGGAGAACCAACCCGATATGTAGGATCGTTCAGTGATATAACACCTCCAAACGAAGAGGGCAGCCGGTCAAATTGACCGGAAGCCCTCGCTTCATTTTATTTTCAATCAGTGGGTGTCCAAACGCCCACTGATTGAAAATAAAGCCTCCGGCGTAATTGATAATGAAAAGTGGTGAAACTTTGGACAATCGCTATTCAAGACAAATCCTATTTAAACCTGTTGGACAGAGTGGGCAAGACAAGTTAAGTTCAGCACATGTCGTCATCATTGGTTGTGGTGCGTTGGGATCAGCTATTTCAGAGACGCTTGTCCGAGCTGGTGTTGGTAGATTGACGATTGCGGACCGAGACTATGTGGAGTCGACAAATTTACAAAGACAGCAGTTATTTGTTGAGCAAGATGCGCGTGATGGTGTACCGAAGGTGGTGGCAGCTGAAAAAAGGTTGAAGGCTATTCGGCAAGACGTTGATATCGTAACGGTGCTTGATCATATTGATGGTCCACTGGTGGAGAATCTCACACAAGATGCAGATTTAATTATGGATGCCACAGATAATTTCGAAACACGTCTTCTGATGAATGATATTGCATGGAAAAGGGACATCCCTTGGATTTACGGGGCATGTGTCGGCAGCTCAGGTACGGTTTTCCCATTCATTCCAGGAAATTCTGCTTGCTTCCGGTGCTTGCTTCCGGTATTGCCATCGGTGAATGAAACATGTGATACAGCTGGGATTATTGCACCGGCAGTCCAAATTACTGCTGCACATCAAAGTGCGGAGGCATTAAAATGGCTAACTGGGAATGTAGAGGCCATGCGCACGAAAGTCTATCATTTTGATGTTTGGAACAATACGCATGTAGAGGCAGGGATTTCCCGAATGCGTAGCGAAGTATGTGAGACGTGTGGGAAAGCACCGACATACCCAACGTTACATCGTCCAGAAGGAACTGGCTATGCTGTGCTATGTGGTCGGGATACGGTACAAATTATTCCTGATAGTGGGCGTCCTTTGACGATAGCAGATGGAGAACAAGTTGCTAAACGTTTAGGTACATCTTATAAAGTAACTCCTTTTTTTGTGGAATTTCATGCGAGTGGTTATCGCTGTATTTTATTCGGCAATGGAAGGTTGTTAATTCACGGATTGAAGGATATGAAGATTGGCCGCAAACTGTACCATCAATTTTTTGGATGAAGTGGGGGGAAGTCTTTTGTCGAATGTACATAATGAAGAGAAACAGTTGATTTGCTGTGTGTTGACGATTAGTGACACACGTAATATTGCGAATGACCGAAGTGGATGGACAATCAGGACAAAGCTAGAAGCAGCGGGTCATAAAATTTTTGAAACATGGATATGCCAGGACGATAAAATGGAAATTGAGTCGATACTGGAGGAGTGGTTGAGAAATCCAAATGTCAACGCCATTATCACGACGGGTGGAACAGGTATTGGTTTCCGTGACGTCACGGTTGAAACGCTGACGCCTTATTTTACAAAAACACTTGACGGGTTTGGAGAATTGTTCCGTTATTTGAGCTATACAGAGGATGTAGGATCGAAGGCGCTGCTGAGCAGGGCAATTGCAGGGACTGTGAAAGAAAAAGTGGTATTTGCACTTCCTGGTTCGGAAAAGGCGGTTGAGTTAGCAATGGATAAATTGGTTGTGCCTGAGCTACATCACATTGTTCACGAATTGACGAAGCATTTAGATGAGTAAAAAAGGATGCTTTACGCATCCTTATAGTTGTCGATGGTAGTCACCATTTTTGCCGCCAGTTTTTTGAATAAGCATGGTCGGTCCGATGACCATCTCTTTACCAGCAGCTTTGCACATATCGTAAATGGTGAGTGCAGCAGCAGAAGCGGCGATCAATGCCTCCATTTCGACACCTGTTACACCTTTTGTTTTCGCTTCAGCTTGAATCAATACCTCGTAGTGTGCGGTTGCTTCGACGATGTTCCATTCGAAGCGAATGTCGACACCTGTTAAAGGAATCGGATGGCACATCGGGATAATTGCTGATGTGTTTTTTGCCGCCATAATTGCTGCCACTTGGGCAACTGCGAATACATCGCCTTTCTTATTCGTCCCTTCTGTAATTTGAGAATGGATAGTTTCATTGACGACAATCGAGGATGCTGCGATTGCTGTTCTGATGGTTTCGGCTTTATCGGACACATCGACCATTTTTGCGCGTCCTTGTTCGTTAAAATGTGTGAGTTCAGACAATGGATTCATTCCTTTCGGACAATATAATGTTAGTATACCAGAAGAATGTGAGGGATTAGCATGGTGGAAATGAGAAAACCAATTCCGGTGGCAGAGGCAGTTCAGCTTGTGATGGAACATATACATATTATCGGGACAGAAATGGTTCCTCTTGAACATGCATATGGAAGAATTCTCGCACAACCCATCATTGCCCAGCATGATGTACCATCCTTTAACCGATCGCCGTATGATGGCTTTGCAGTTCGTGCACAAGATACGCTAGGTGCAGCTGGAGACAATCGAGTTAAGTTCAATGTAATTGGTGAAATCGGGGCTGGCTATGTGGCAGACCAAGAGATTGGTAAGGGTGAGGCATACCGAATCATGACAGGGGCACCGATTCCTAAAAATGCAGATGCGGTTGTTATGTTGGAGCAAACTGTTGAGCAAGTAGATGGCTTTACATTACGAAAACCGTTTAGTCCTGGTGAAAATATTTCCTTCAAAGGTGAAGACGCAACAGAGGGCGAACTGTTAATAGAAGCGGGGACGGTCATTCATCCCGGGACTGTTGCATTGTTGGCGACGTTTGGATATGCCAATGTTGAAGTGGCTAAACGTCCGATTGTTGGAATTTTATCGACAGGGACAGAGCTGCTGGCTGTGGATGAACAACTAGCACCTGGCAAAATTCGTAATTCAAACGGTCCGATGATTGCGGCACAGTTGGACCGGATGGACATACGTTATCGGTCTTACGGTATGCAGGCGGATGATTTAGATGCTTGCACGGTAATCGTTGAACAAGCACTTGCTGAGACGGATGTCCTCATTACGACGGGCGGCGTTTCGGTTGGGGATTATGATTATTTACCTGCGATTTATGAGCGTCTGGGAGCCGAAGTTTTATTCAACAAGGTGGCGATGCGACCGGGTAGTGTGACTACGGTGGCGGTGCTTGGCAATCAGCTGTTGTTTGGCTTGTCGGGGAATCCTTCGGCTTGTTTCACAGGGTTTGAGTTGTTCGCGCGACCGGCAATTATTGGGATGATGGGTGGAACGGCTCCATATATGCCACGTATGAGGGCGAAGCTCGGTGAAGATTTCTTGAAACCAAATCCGTTTACTCGCTTTGTTCGTGCAATATGGGACATGACGCCAGAAGGAATGGTTGCAGTGCCTGCTGGTTTTAATAAATCAAATGCGGTGTCCTCTATCGCAAAAGGGAATTGCCTAATGGTCTTGCCGAGTGGAACGCGCGGTTTTGTGATTGGTACGGAAGTCGATATTTTGTTACTTGGAGCTGAGCAAGGTGTTGGTGAGTGGGTACTATGAAGACACTTCATATCGTAGGCTTTAAAAATAGTGGCAAAACGACACTCGTTGCGAGATGGGTTCGTTTATTGAAAGAACAGGGATTGACGGTTGCGGTGTTGAAGCATCATGGCCACGGTGGACAACCTGCCATGCCGGATGCTTCGACGGATACGATGCAGTTTTTCAACAGCGGAGCAGATGTATCGGTCGTTGCGGGCGGCGGTGCAGTTCAATTGCTGGTCAATGAAGAGCCGGGGTTTATGGAGTTGAAAGAAATGGCGGCAATTAGGCGTCCGAATATTTTGCTTGTAGAAGGGTATAAGGAACAACAAGGGAATAAAGTGGTGCTGTTAAGGAATGCGGAAGATTGGGGGTCCTTGGGGAGCTTGTCAGGCATTCAGCTGGTTGTGGGCTGTCCAGAAATTATAGCAGGTAGCAGGCAAATTGCATCAAGAACGGCTGTTGGACAACTAGACCGCTGGTTATTGGAATGGATAGAGGAGGACGGCAATGAAACCGTTTGAGATTGTAGAAAAACCGATTGAAACACAGAAGTATACGGATTATGTACTCCATGCGGGTGCTGGTGCTGTCACTGTATTTACGGGGCATGTGAGGGAATGGACACATGGAGTGCGTACATTATATTTAGCATATGAGGCATACGTTCCGATGGCGGAAAAGAAGCTGGCGCAAATTGGTGCTGAAATGGAAGCGAAGTGGCCAGGCGTGAAAGTCGCGATTGCGCATCGAATTGGTGAGATGCATATTTCGGATATCGCTGTACTGATTGCCGTATCTTCTCCACACCGAAAAGCAGCTTATGAAGCGAATGAATATGCCATTGAACGCATTAAGGAAGTCGTGCCTATTTGGAAAAAAGAAATTTGGGAAGACGGCGAAGAGTGGATTGGCGGGCAGAAAAAATATCCTGAAAAGGGGAGTGCAGAGCAGTGATCAAAGTAAACTATTTTGCAAGATTACGTGAATTGACGGGCAAGGCGGAAGAAACAATTGAACAACAAACGATGACAGTTAGTGAGTTGTTGGATTGGGCAGAGGCGACTTACCCGGGTTTTGGTAAGGATACGATGCATGTCGCGGTCAATGAAGAGTACGCCTTGAAGGAAGATGTTATCCAATCGGGTGATATTTGCGCATTTATTCCCCCAGTGAGTGGCGGATGATGAAGACGGTTGGTATCATTCTGGCGGGCGGACTTTCTCGACGATTTGGTTCTCCGAAAGCGTTTGCCAAGCTGGGTGAGCGGTATTTTTATGAGCTTGCTAAGGAAGCATTGAAAGCGCATTGTGACGAAGTAATTATCGTGACAAGGCAGGAGCTTTTGAAGTGTTTTCCTAAAGATATAAAAGCAATAACTGATATAATGGATTATATGGGACTCGGTCCGCTTGCAGGGATCCTGTCTGCGATGGAATCTGTGGAAGCGGACCGCTATATCGTGTTGCCTTGCGATATGCCATATGTCGATGAAACGGTTATTGGGAAGTTATTGTTACAACATGAACAAGGTGTAACTTCGGTCGTGGTAGATGGACGGCAGCATCCACTGGTTTCTATTTGGGATTACAGTGTGAAAGACAATCTCCAAGATGCTTTGGAAAACGAGCAATTACGCGTTCTACCTGTTCTTGCGAGTAGTGGCGTTAGGTGGATAGATGGCGGTTTATTGACTGACGATGAAAAACGAGTGTTTACAAATGTGAATACACCTGAGGTATTGGAAAGGAACTGAGCGTATGGAAGCAATCGTAGATAAGCTGGGAAGACCGATTCGGGATCTCCGAATATCGGTAACAGACCGCTGTAACTTCAGATGTTCTTATTGCATGCCGAAGGAAATATTCGGTGATGATTATGTGTTTCTACCGAAAAAAGAATTGCTATCGTTTGAAGAAATTGAACGGTTTTCACGTCTATTTGCTTCGTTGGGCGTTAAGAAGCTTCGTTTAACAGGCGGTGAACCGTTAATGCGCCGTGATCTACCTGAATTGATTGCGAAGCTAATGGGGATTGAAGGTATTGAGGATATCGGATTGACGACGAATGGCGTGTTGCTGAAACAATATGCAAAGCCTTTGTATGATGCAGGTCTTCGCCGTTTGAATATGAGCCTTGACGCATTAGACCCGGAGATTTTCGGCAAATTAAACGGGCGGGGCATTAAACCGGAGCTCATTCTTTCCAATATCGATTATGCACAAAAAATTGGTTTTGAAATTAAAGTCAATATGGTCGTTCAAAAAGGCGTCAATGAGGGTGAAATTCTTCCGATGGCGGCTTATTTTAAAGAGCGTGGCATTACATTGCGTTTCATCGAGTTTATGGATGTGGGGAATGACAATGGCTGGAGCTTTGAAAAAGTGGTCACGAAAAAAGAGATTTATGAAATGCTGAAAGCTGAACATAATATGGAGCCGGCAGATCAGGATTATTATGGTGAAGTTGCAAAACGTTATCGTTATACGGATAATGGAGCTCAGGTTGGTTTTATCACATCTGTGTCGGAATCGTTCTGTTCAACATGTACACGGGCAAGGCTGTCATCGGATGGTAAATTGTATACGTGTTTGTTTGCTTCAGATGGATTTGATTTACGGGAATTGATTCGCAGTGGATTGTCGGATGCGGAATTGCTTGATGCAATTACGGGTGTTTGGCAGGGCCGGGGGGACCGCTATTCGGATGAACGTACCGAACAAACTGTGCAAACGGCGAAAAATCGTAAGAAGATTGGTATGAGTTATATTGGTGGATGAGGCGCTACCGGAGTAAAAAGAGAAAGGCATTATTCACTCGAAATGATGGAGTGGATAATGCCTTTTTACATTCAACTATTAACCTTCCTCTTCCACAACAACTGCGCGCCCTTTTAGTTTCAGCAACAACGGAATAAGTAACCATGCCGCCGCAGCGATGATAAATACGAGTGATAGCGGCTTCGTGAAGAAGATACTGAATTCGCCATTTGAAATCGTCAGTGCACGGCGCATGTTGTTTTCAATCATCGGCCCTAGAACGAGCGCCAAAACGAGCGGAGCGACAGGATAATCATTTTTGGACAATAAATAACCGGCTACGCCACATCCGAGTAGCAAATATAAATCGAAAATGGTGTATTGGACGGCATATACGCCAAAAAAAGAAATAGCAACAATGATTGGTAATAGGTATTTCTTTGGTGTTTGAATAACCTTCGCAAACACACGCACGAGTGGCATATTGAGTACTAACAGCATTAAGTTCCCGATAAACATACTTGCAATCAGTCCCCAAGCGACTTCAGGGTGTTCATCAAAGAGAAGGGGACCTGGCTGGATGTTGTACATAATTAGTGCGCCCATCAGAATGGCTGTTGTACCCGAGCCTGGAATCCCTAATGTTAGCAAGGGAATCATAGCACCACCAGAAGCTGCGTTATTGGCGGATTCGGGGCCGGCGACACCGGCGATGTTACCTGTTCCGAAGCTTTCAGGGTTTTTACTGAACTTCTTTTCCGTCATATAAGAGAAGAAAGAAGCGAGTGTTGCGCCGGCACCTGGAAGAACTCCGATGAAAAATCCGAGTAGAGAGCCTCGTACGATGGGAACAGCACTATCCTTCATATCTTGTTTTGTAGGCATAATTCGATTGATTTTTGCGATTGCTCCATCTTCACCATCCCGTTCTAAGACGGTTTTGAACACTTCACCAAGTGCA
Proteins encoded:
- the mobB gene encoding molybdopterin-guanine dinucleotide biosynthesis protein B, which produces MKTLHIVGFKNSGKTTLVARWVRLLKEQGLTVAVLKHHGHGGQPAMPDASTDTMQFFNSGADVSVVAGGGAVQLLVNEEPGFMELKEMAAIRRPNILLVEGYKEQQGNKVVLLRNAEDWGSLGSLSGIQLVVGCPEIIAGSRQIASRTAVGQLDRWLLEWIEEDGNETV
- a CDS encoding molybdenum cofactor biosynthesis protein MoaE, encoding MKPFEIVEKPIETQKYTDYVLHAGAGAVTVFTGHVREWTHGVRTLYLAYEAYVPMAEKKLAQIGAEMEAKWPGVKVAIAHRIGEMHISDIAVLIAVSSPHRKAAYEANEYAIERIKEVVPIWKKEIWEDGEEWIGGQKKYPEKGSAEQ
- the moaD gene encoding molybdopterin converting factor subunit 1 yields the protein MIKVNYFARLRELTGKAEETIEQQTMTVSELLDWAEATYPGFGKDTMHVAVNEEYALKEDVIQSGDICAFIPPVSGG
- a CDS encoding molybdenum cofactor guanylyltransferase, which gives rise to MMKTVGIILAGGLSRRFGSPKAFAKLGERYFYELAKEALKAHCDEVIIVTRQELLKCFPKDIKAITDIMDYMGLGPLAGILSAMESVEADRYIVLPCDMPYVDETVIGKLLLQHEQGVTSVVVDGRQHPLVSIWDYSVKDNLQDALENEQLRVLPVLASSGVRWIDGGLLTDDEKRVFTNVNTPEVLERN
- the moaA gene encoding GTP 3',8-cyclase MoaA: MEAIVDKLGRPIRDLRISVTDRCNFRCSYCMPKEIFGDDYVFLPKKELLSFEEIERFSRLFASLGVKKLRLTGGEPLMRRDLPELIAKLMGIEGIEDIGLTTNGVLLKQYAKPLYDAGLRRLNMSLDALDPEIFGKLNGRGIKPELILSNIDYAQKIGFEIKVNMVVQKGVNEGEILPMAAYFKERGITLRFIEFMDVGNDNGWSFEKVVTKKEIYEMLKAEHNMEPADQDYYGEVAKRYRYTDNGAQVGFITSVSESFCSTCTRARLSSDGKLYTCLFASDGFDLRELIRSGLSDAELLDAITGVWQGRGDRYSDERTEQTVQTAKNRKKIGMSYIGG
- a CDS encoding tripartite tricarboxylate transporter permease produces the protein MSTLQFLADGFAIAFQWQNLLFAFVGVIIGTAVGVLPGIGPMSGVALLIPVTATITSGMPTSAAAASSIILLAGVYYGAMYGGSTTSILLNTPGESSSVVTTLDGYQMARQGRAGAALAISAIGSFCAGIIALIGLVLLAQPLSNVAIKFGPAEYFSLMLLGLAAVSGLAGKSMTKALMMTVFGLILGTIGIDAVSGIARFTYNQPILFSGLEFLTIAVGLFALGEVFKTVLERDGEDGAIAKINRIMPTKQDMKDSAVPIVRGSLLGFFIGVLPGAGATLASFFSYMTEKKFSKNPESFGTGNIAGVAGPESANNAASGGAMIPLLTLGIPGSGTTAILMGALIMYNIQPGPLLFDEHPEVAWGLIASMFIGNLMLLVLNMPLVRVFAKVIQTPKKYLLPIIVAISFFGVYAVQYTIFDLYLLLGCGVAGYLLSKNDYPVAPLVLALVLGPMIENNMRRALTISNGEFSIFFTKPLSLVFIIAAAAWLLIPLLLKLKGRAVVVEEEG